In Pedobacter sp. W3I1, one DNA window encodes the following:
- a CDS encoding TonB-dependent receptor → MRSEILQSSVTSRLKFFRCLPTVILLTALIFSAFIAQAQTVVKGKVVDEQGKAMPGVGVLLKGTNTSTSSQDNGSFSITTTGANPVLIFSYVGYTNKEIPVKDQSTINVTLQPSAAELGQVVVVGYGTQRKEAVTGSVASISGEKIREVPAPNIAQAIQGRLAGVNISQTSTKPGATMQILIRGQRSLSASNEPLVVLDGIPFPGSIGDINPNDIKSIDILKDASATAIYGSRGANGVILLTTNRGQVGAPAKISYNSYTGLQTLFAKYPMMNGPEFIALRKASGLYTTLGVDESNDVNTDWQDLFYNKNAIVTSHDLGVTGGSATSNYSFGGGYYKNQSLIPTQQYTRYSMKASLDQQIGKLFRVGFTTNNNYNISEGNQVGIYGNLSNTPISNPYNADGSLKRTIRMPQDEAYIFTNGKVKELHDQWLNETRGFATYNSFYGEVKIPGVEGLKYRANLGLDFIQSNNGYFTGVGVGSTTATTPSTAGVGNSQTYHWTLENLITYDRSFGKHSINAVALYSAEQNKFNSSSMTARDIPSDAFQFYNLGQANGEITIGNGNYTLTGLVSYMGRIMYSYDNRFLLSATLRSDASSRLAPGHKWHTYPAVSVGWNLMNESFMKDITVIDKLKIRVGYGQTSNQAVNPYQTLGVLSSRPYNFGDNTYATGYYVSQLPSPGLGWEYSETWNYGLDFSILKNRISGTFEYYDTKTKDILLNVALPSTAGVGSYTANIGQTQNKGWELSLNGVILENQGGWTWDLGFNISANRNKLTALASGQTRDEGNAWFVGHNINAIYDYEKVGLWQAGDPYLNVLEPGGNVGMIKVKYTGDYGANGVPTRAIGAADRQIIDVDPKFTGGFNTRVAYKGFDLGVVGLFKDGGVLLSTLYGSSGYLNLLNGRRNNVKVDYWTPENTGAKYPKPGGIASGDNAKYGSTLGYFDASFVKIRTITLGYDFNRDLIKNSNVRLRMYFTVQNPFVLFSPYHRESGMDPETNSYGDENQAVNNVYPRRILTISTNTPSTRNYVAGLNLTF, encoded by the coding sequence ATGAGAAGTGAAATTTTACAATCTTCTGTAACATCGCGCTTGAAATTTTTCAGGTGCCTGCCTACGGTTATACTGTTAACGGCGCTGATATTTTCAGCTTTTATTGCACAAGCACAAACTGTGGTAAAAGGTAAAGTTGTTGATGAACAAGGTAAGGCAATGCCCGGTGTAGGTGTCCTTTTAAAAGGAACCAATACAAGTACCTCATCCCAGGATAATGGAAGTTTTTCTATTACCACCACTGGAGCAAACCCGGTTTTGATATTTTCTTACGTTGGTTATACTAACAAAGAAATTCCGGTGAAAGATCAGAGCACCATAAATGTAACCCTTCAACCAAGCGCCGCAGAACTTGGCCAGGTGGTGGTTGTTGGTTACGGTACCCAGCGCAAAGAGGCTGTAACGGGTTCTGTAGCATCCATTTCGGGAGAAAAAATTCGTGAGGTGCCGGCACCTAACATCGCTCAGGCCATTCAAGGCAGGTTAGCGGGGGTTAACATTTCCCAAACCTCAACCAAACCGGGTGCTACTATGCAAATCCTCATCCGCGGGCAGCGATCGCTTTCGGCAAGTAATGAGCCGCTTGTGGTATTGGATGGCATTCCATTTCCCGGCTCAATTGGTGACATTAACCCCAATGATATTAAAAGTATCGATATCTTGAAGGACGCATCAGCAACTGCGATTTATGGCTCAAGGGGTGCCAATGGCGTAATCCTGTTGACCACCAACAGGGGGCAGGTTGGTGCACCGGCAAAAATTTCATACAATTCATATACAGGTTTGCAAACTTTGTTTGCAAAATATCCCATGATGAACGGACCGGAATTCATTGCGCTGAGAAAAGCATCAGGACTCTACACAACCCTTGGTGTTGATGAATCCAATGATGTGAATACAGACTGGCAGGATTTGTTTTATAATAAAAATGCTATTGTAACCAGTCATGATTTGGGCGTAACCGGAGGTTCAGCAACTAGTAACTATAGTTTTGGTGGTGGTTATTATAAAAACCAGAGTTTAATTCCCACCCAGCAGTATACCAGGTATTCGATGAAAGCATCGCTCGATCAGCAAATCGGGAAACTTTTCCGCGTTGGATTTACCACTAATAACAATTACAATATAAGTGAAGGCAATCAGGTTGGTATTTATGGCAACCTGAGTAATACCCCTATTTCAAACCCGTATAATGCTGATGGAAGTTTAAAACGTACCATCAGAATGCCGCAGGATGAAGCTTATATTTTTACCAATGGTAAAGTGAAGGAATTACATGACCAATGGCTGAATGAAACCCGGGGCTTTGCCACCTATAATTCATTTTATGGTGAGGTTAAAATTCCCGGAGTGGAAGGGCTGAAATACCGTGCGAACCTTGGTCTGGATTTTATCCAAAGCAATAATGGTTATTTCACCGGTGTTGGGGTGGGCAGCACTACAGCCACTACACCCTCAACGGCTGGGGTAGGTAACTCGCAAACCTATCACTGGACGCTGGAGAATTTAATTACCTATGACCGCAGTTTTGGAAAACATAGTATCAATGCCGTTGCTTTATATTCTGCAGAACAAAATAAATTTAATTCTTCTTCCATGACTGCCAGAGATATCCCTTCTGATGCTTTCCAGTTTTATAATCTTGGACAGGCAAATGGTGAGATAACAATTGGCAACGGTAACTATACCTTGACCGGGCTGGTTTCCTACATGGGAAGGATTATGTATTCTTATGATAACAGGTTCTTACTGAGTGCAACACTTCGCTCGGATGCATCTTCGCGTTTGGCGCCTGGACATAAGTGGCATACCTACCCGGCAGTATCTGTGGGATGGAACCTGATGAATGAATCTTTCATGAAAGACATCACCGTAATTGATAAATTAAAAATCCGTGTAGGTTACGGTCAGACTTCCAATCAGGCGGTTAATCCATATCAAACACTGGGTGTGTTGAGCTCACGTCCATATAATTTTGGTGATAATACTTATGCAACTGGTTATTACGTATCCCAGCTTCCAAGCCCGGGTTTGGGATGGGAATATTCTGAGACCTGGAACTATGGTTTAGATTTTTCAATCCTGAAAAACCGCATCTCTGGTACTTTTGAATATTATGATACCAAAACCAAAGATATTTTACTTAATGTTGCGCTACCTTCAACAGCCGGTGTAGGAAGCTACACTGCCAATATTGGCCAAACCCAGAACAAAGGTTGGGAATTGAGCCTTAATGGTGTCATTCTTGAAAATCAGGGGGGCTGGACCTGGGATTTAGGATTCAATATTTCTGCAAACAGAAATAAACTTACAGCATTGGCTTCCGGACAGACCCGTGATGAAGGAAATGCCTGGTTTGTAGGACATAACATCAATGCGATTTATGATTACGAAAAAGTTGGTTTATGGCAGGCAGGTGATCCTTATCTGAATGTTTTAGAACCAGGTGGAAACGTGGGTATGATCAAAGTTAAATATACCGGAGATTACGGTGCAAATGGAGTACCAACAAGGGCTATAGGAGCAGCAGACAGACAAATCATTGATGTGGATCCAAAGTTTACCGGTGGATTTAACACCCGGGTTGCCTATAAAGGTTTTGATTTAGGTGTTGTTGGATTATTCAAGGATGGTGGAGTTTTGCTAAGTACACTTTACGGCTCCTCAGGATATTTGAATTTATTGAACGGACGAAGAAATAACGTGAAGGTAGATTACTGGACACCTGAGAATACGGGTGCAAAATACCCTAAACCAGGAGGTATCGCCAGTGGAGACAATGCAAAATATGGCAGTACGCTGGGTTATTTTGATGCCTCATTCGTTAAGATCAGAACAATTACACTTGGCTACGATTTTAACAGGGACTTAATTAAAAACTCCAATGTTAGGTTGAGAATGTACTTTACGGTACAGAATCCCTTTGTATTGTTTTCACCTTACCACAGAGAGTCCGGAATGGATCCTGAGACGAACTCTTATGGGGATGAAAACCAGGCCGTTAATAATGTCTATCCAAGACGCATCTTAACCATCAGCACCAACACACCTTCAACACGTAATTATGTTGCAGGTCTTAATTTAACATTTTAG
- a CDS encoding RagB/SusD family nutrient uptake outer membrane protein, with protein sequence MKNIQIKAIAGIWLLMVISSGCSKILEEEPRSIFTPEYFKTVTGVNGGLTAMYAHLRNMYGQSYFYNSLITGTDEATWGKDADGNFKDMDCSGVGSILSTSYPSSVLWSEAFPNINNASGIIENASAAGISNALVAEARFFRAFDYFLLVQTFGGVPLDLGAGELKFNTNPVRTSVRNTVPAVYTKAVFPDLIKAVADLPSTGRVTGGVTKVAAQLFLSKAYLTYAWWLQNPNNIPTYPASARTDPDGHDASWYFQQAYDVATAAIENPGTFGLMDTYYDVNWAVNDRNKEMLLYADHTQTSEKFNGGSLTFGSGGAPDNFAGWMMTWNYPNIRSGGISSVQREAEQHLGRPWNRMAPTIEVLKNTFADKTLDSRYDGTFTTVYRGNWPKGYNPPSSAPASLVNANGLSVVPGDAVLTFLNTDNAAIVYPTGAGISNVGAGILPGRADYVVAPGGISRIVYPGLWKLGPYRTDNGTGLGQPNAGSTRPFPVAKFSELYFVAAEAAVKGATTKAGKSARELINVIRARAGKWRFDNNGNVAKVADNSVAMIAATPATIDINYLLAERSREYYAEGYRRYDLIRTQKWAELSSTYTIAGINYGDHTPQTVTRTITPELYLRPIPQAQIDGMQMSAEEKKAYQNPGY encoded by the coding sequence ATGAAAAATATACAAATAAAAGCCATTGCAGGTATTTGGTTACTAATGGTAATTTCTTCAGGCTGTTCCAAAATTCTGGAAGAAGAACCGCGCAGCATTTTTACACCCGAATATTTTAAAACTGTTACCGGCGTAAACGGAGGCTTAACAGCGATGTACGCTCACCTGCGAAATATGTATGGTCAGTCTTATTTTTATAACTCTTTAATAACCGGTACCGATGAGGCCACCTGGGGTAAGGATGCTGATGGAAACTTTAAAGATATGGACTGCTCTGGGGTGGGATCAATTTTATCAACAAGTTATCCCAGCAGTGTATTGTGGAGTGAAGCATTTCCAAACATTAACAATGCCAGTGGAATAATCGAAAACGCCAGTGCAGCGGGTATATCAAATGCACTTGTGGCTGAGGCCAGGTTCTTCCGTGCTTTCGATTATTTTCTTTTGGTGCAAACTTTTGGTGGAGTTCCACTCGATTTAGGCGCCGGGGAATTAAAATTTAATACCAATCCGGTTAGGACTTCTGTAAGAAATACAGTGCCTGCGGTTTATACCAAGGCGGTATTTCCTGATCTTATAAAAGCTGTGGCCGACCTGCCTTCAACGGGAAGGGTTACGGGCGGTGTAACTAAGGTTGCTGCACAGCTTTTTTTATCAAAAGCTTATTTAACCTATGCGTGGTGGTTGCAAAATCCCAATAATATTCCAACTTATCCGGCGTCTGCAAGAACCGACCCCGATGGACACGATGCGAGCTGGTATTTCCAGCAGGCTTATGATGTTGCTACTGCTGCAATTGAAAACCCAGGTACATTTGGGCTGATGGATACCTATTATGATGTCAATTGGGCGGTGAACGACCGTAACAAAGAAATGTTATTGTATGCCGATCATACCCAGACGAGTGAGAAATTCAATGGTGGCAGCTTAACCTTTGGAAGCGGCGGTGCACCAGATAATTTTGCAGGCTGGATGATGACCTGGAACTATCCGAATATCCGTAGTGGAGGCATTAGCTCCGTTCAGCGTGAAGCCGAGCAGCATTTAGGACGTCCATGGAACCGTATGGCACCAACCATTGAAGTATTGAAAAATACCTTCGCTGATAAAACACTGGATTCCAGATATGATGGTACTTTCACCACCGTTTACAGAGGTAACTGGCCTAAGGGCTACAATCCGCCATCAAGTGCACCAGCATCATTAGTTAATGCAAATGGATTATCGGTCGTTCCGGGAGATGCGGTACTGACTTTTCTAAATACGGATAACGCTGCAATCGTTTACCCAACGGGTGCTGGAATTAGTAATGTAGGGGCAGGTATTCTGCCTGGAAGAGCTGATTATGTGGTGGCTCCGGGAGGAATCAGCAGAATCGTTTATCCGGGACTTTGGAAACTGGGGCCTTATCGTACCGATAACGGTACAGGACTGGGACAACCAAACGCTGGTAGCACACGCCCTTTTCCGGTAGCTAAATTTTCTGAACTTTACTTTGTTGCAGCAGAAGCAGCGGTAAAAGGAGCAACAACTAAAGCTGGCAAAAGTGCCCGCGAACTGATTAATGTTATTCGTGCAAGAGCTGGTAAATGGCGTTTTGATAATAATGGGAACGTGGCTAAGGTTGCAGACAATAGCGTTGCGATGATCGCGGCTACTCCAGCCACAATTGATATTAATTATCTTTTGGCGGAACGCTCAAGAGAATATTATGCAGAAGGCTACCGTAGATATGACTTGATCCGGACCCAAAAATGGGCCGAGCTTTCTTCAACATATACAATTGCAGGAATTAACTATGGCGATCACACGCCACAAACCGTTACCCGTACCATTACTCCTGAATTATATCTGCGTCCTATTCCTCAGGCGCAAATAGATGGGATGCAGATGAGTGCAGAAGAAAAAAAGGCTTACCAGAATCCTGGGTATTAA
- a CDS encoding glycosyl hydrolase 115 family protein, producing the protein MQANFLKTSQIFLVLLILFTFWVNHTKAQTSLGLEKQFIYDTRNNKEDVALIEKGRAVNIFYDRNDYKGVVRAIGDLGQDFFSVSGIKPELKSVRPSEKIVILIGTLGKNKLIDQLISSGKLNKSTISGKWESFIISTIKNPFHGVDQALVIAGSDKRGTIYGVYELSEQLGVSPWHWWADVPPKIRKSAFAVSGSYSSGEPAVKYRGIFINDEAPAMTGWAKEKFGGMNSKMYAHVFELLLRLRGNYLWPAMWSNAFNEDDPENPRLADEYGIVMGTSHHEPMIRAQQEWKRHGIGAWNYATNPQGLNAFWQEGIKRNKNYESLVTMGMRGDGDEPMVEGGDMASNVKLLENVITEQRKILSENMEQPVEKVPQLWALYKEVKDYYDFGMKIPDDITLLWADDNWGNLRHLPTAQERKRSGGSGIYYHFDYVGAPRNYKWLNTTSLPKVWEQMNLAYNYGADRIWVVNVGDLKPMEIPIEFFLRMAWNPKAMSREKLADFLLQWATREFGSGQAKEIADLVRLYSKYTTRRKPELLAPETFSLINFSEAQRVAMEWKALSDRAEQVNKKLPQPYKDAFYQLVRYPIQAMKTVTDLYIAVGKNRLYFKQGRAATNLQRNLAFDLFKQDQQLSDEYNQKIAGGKWNHMMDQVRIGYTSWNDPRKNIMPKTDEIQVPSKSDFGVAVDGSSGSWPSSVPAPALPQFESLNKFQSYFEVFAKGSAPINFYLQSDNWIRLKKESIPGTNDYRVLVDIDWTKLSSGKHEGKIQISDDLTRVVVKVEANKATLKQLAEAKGTFASLGAPIAFEAFRASKKITRNGVSWEVIPGYGRGDSGMSIFPVTSASLEKPGTPALEYPVFFSENGEVKIDLVVGPTVNFSPEGLKVGISVDGAAPQILTIVAKPSASGSDASWANAVMDNARTLTSSHFLKTPGRHTIKIWMVDPAVVLEKIIIYKGELPVSYLGPQENKLVQ; encoded by the coding sequence ATGCAAGCTAATTTTTTAAAAACAAGCCAGATTTTCTTGGTGCTTCTTATCCTTTTTACTTTTTGGGTTAATCATACGAAAGCGCAGACAAGTTTGGGTTTGGAAAAACAATTTATTTATGATACCAGAAATAATAAAGAAGATGTTGCACTGATAGAAAAGGGAAGAGCGGTAAATATTTTTTATGATAGGAATGATTATAAGGGTGTCGTAAGGGCAATTGGCGATTTAGGTCAGGACTTTTTCAGCGTGTCGGGTATAAAACCAGAATTAAAAAGCGTCAGGCCTTCGGAGAAAATAGTCATTCTTATCGGAACCCTGGGCAAAAACAAGCTCATCGATCAACTCATCAGCTCAGGAAAACTCAACAAATCCACCATTTCAGGCAAGTGGGAGAGTTTTATCATATCGACCATCAAAAATCCATTTCATGGTGTTGATCAGGCCCTGGTTATTGCAGGAAGTGATAAAAGGGGAACGATATACGGTGTATATGAACTATCGGAGCAGTTGGGGGTGTCTCCATGGCACTGGTGGGCTGATGTTCCACCAAAAATCCGGAAAAGTGCATTTGCGGTTTCCGGAAGTTACAGTTCAGGAGAACCCGCAGTGAAGTACCGCGGGATATTTATTAATGATGAAGCGCCGGCAATGACGGGATGGGCTAAAGAAAAGTTTGGCGGGATGAACAGTAAGATGTATGCCCATGTGTTTGAGTTGCTGCTTCGCCTGAGAGGCAATTACCTTTGGCCAGCCATGTGGAGCAATGCATTTAATGAAGATGATCCGGAAAACCCACGTCTCGCCGATGAATATGGTATTGTGATGGGAACCTCCCATCATGAACCGATGATCCGCGCGCAGCAGGAATGGAAAAGACATGGGATTGGAGCCTGGAATTACGCAACAAACCCGCAGGGCCTGAATGCTTTCTGGCAAGAGGGGATTAAAAGAAACAAAAACTATGAAAGCCTGGTGACCATGGGGATGCGGGGAGATGGAGATGAACCCATGGTGGAAGGTGGAGACATGGCATCCAATGTTAAACTACTGGAAAACGTTATAACTGAGCAGCGCAAAATTCTTTCTGAAAATATGGAGCAGCCCGTAGAAAAAGTTCCACAGCTCTGGGCTTTATATAAAGAAGTAAAAGATTATTATGATTTCGGAATGAAAATTCCTGATGACATCACCCTTTTATGGGCTGATGATAACTGGGGCAACTTAAGGCATTTGCCCACCGCCCAGGAGCGCAAGCGTAGCGGAGGATCCGGGATATACTATCATTTTGATTATGTTGGTGCGCCAAGAAATTATAAGTGGCTCAATACAACTTCATTGCCAAAGGTTTGGGAGCAGATGAATCTGGCCTATAATTATGGCGCCGACCGTATTTGGGTGGTGAATGTTGGTGATCTGAAACCAATGGAGATTCCGATAGAGTTCTTTTTACGGATGGCATGGAATCCCAAAGCGATGAGCCGTGAAAAGCTTGCTGATTTTCTGCTACAGTGGGCAACACGTGAATTTGGATCAGGCCAGGCGAAAGAAATTGCGGATTTGGTGCGTCTGTACTCCAAATATACGACCAGGCGCAAACCTGAACTGCTGGCCCCCGAAACTTTTAGTCTGATAAACTTCAGCGAAGCGCAGCGCGTAGCCATGGAATGGAAGGCATTAAGCGACAGAGCAGAGCAGGTGAATAAAAAGTTGCCACAGCCATACAAAGATGCGTTCTATCAATTGGTACGCTACCCAATCCAGGCCATGAAAACGGTGACGGATTTATATATTGCCGTTGGTAAAAACAGGCTGTATTTCAAGCAGGGACGGGCTGCCACAAATCTTCAGCGTAACCTTGCTTTTGATCTTTTTAAACAGGATCAGCAGCTTAGTGATGAATACAATCAAAAAATAGCGGGTGGTAAGTGGAATCATATGATGGATCAAGTCAGGATTGGTTATACCAGCTGGAATGATCCAAGGAAAAATATCATGCCCAAAACAGATGAAATCCAGGTTCCTTCAAAATCGGACTTCGGGGTAGCCGTTGATGGTTCATCCGGTAGCTGGCCTTCAAGCGTTCCAGCGCCCGCTCTTCCGCAATTCGAATCCTTAAACAAATTTCAGTCCTACTTTGAAGTTTTTGCAAAAGGCTCCGCCCCAATCAACTTTTATCTGCAATCCGATAACTGGATTCGTTTGAAAAAGGAAAGCATTCCCGGGACAAATGACTACAGGGTACTGGTGGATATAGACTGGACCAAACTTAGCAGTGGAAAGCATGAAGGTAAAATACAAATATCAGATGATTTGACCCGGGTGGTGGTTAAAGTGGAGGCCAACAAGGCCACACTTAAGCAGCTTGCAGAGGCAAAAGGAACTTTTGCAAGTTTAGGTGCACCAATTGCATTTGAGGCTTTCCGGGCAAGTAAGAAGATAACCAGGAATGGAGTCAGCTGGGAAGTTATACCCGGTTATGGAAGGGGAGATTCAGGTATGTCGATTTTTCCTGTCACCTCAGCTTCGCTTGAAAAACCTGGTACCCCGGCATTGGAATATCCGGTATTCTTTTCTGAAAACGGGGAGGTTAAAATTGATCTTGTAGTGGGGCCGACTGTAAATTTCTCCCCGGAAGGGTTAAAGGTTGGAATCTCTGTAGATGGCGCGGCACCTCAAATTCTGACTATTGTAGCCAAGCCTAGCGCCTCAGGATCTGATGCCAGTTGGGCAAACGCGGTCATGGATAATGCAAGAACGCTTACTTCTTCACATTTTCTTAAAACCCCTGGCAGGCATACTATAAAAATATGGATGGTTGATCCGGCAGTAGTATTAGAGAAAATAATCATATACAAGGGGGAACTTCCAGTTAGTTATTTAGGCCCGCAAGAAAATAAGCTTGTTCAATAG
- a CDS encoding PAS domain-containing sensor histidine kinase: protein MKLKTKYTLFLVILHLTCLVMSYFIFKENKLIFLLTEVFILISIIISLSLYKQLIAPLTYLRQGISAIKDKDFNVKFLLTGKKEVDELVDVYNRMIDELRTERTKQQEQHFFLEKLVQTSPTGIIILDYDGQIKQINPKATEILADNPNLLENQLHGLKIGSSKILRANGLHTYKIQKSRFIDRGFERIFIMMEEVTAEIFAAEKGVYSKVIRMMAHEVNNTIGPVNSIINTALSQQNLWLKDDDFHLRNAMKVAVDRNQNLNVFMRNFADLVKLPEANRKRIDLVALLRSVSELMYYPANEKNIIIKTEVNDDSYFIFADAEQMEQALINIIKNAVEAIGETGTVKLSLDQSQRTLIVSDTGKGISPQDTEQLFSPFFSTKKDGQGIGLTLVREILLNHGFEFSLKTLKVNDTQFEIRLTPVL, encoded by the coding sequence ATGAAACTGAAGACTAAGTATACCCTTTTCCTGGTTATACTCCACCTTACCTGCCTGGTGATGAGCTATTTTATTTTTAAAGAAAATAAACTCATTTTCCTGCTTACAGAGGTTTTTATTCTCATTTCGATAATTATTTCGCTCAGTTTGTATAAACAGTTAATTGCACCCCTTACCTATTTAAGGCAGGGCATTTCGGCCATAAAGGATAAAGACTTTAACGTTAAATTTCTTTTAACCGGTAAAAAAGAAGTTGATGAACTGGTGGATGTGTATAACCGGATGATCGACGAATTGAGAACAGAACGCACCAAACAGCAGGAACAGCATTTTTTTCTCGAAAAGCTGGTACAAACTTCTCCAACCGGAATTATTATATTGGATTATGACGGACAGATTAAGCAGATTAACCCTAAGGCGACCGAAATTTTAGCCGATAATCCGAACCTGCTTGAAAATCAGCTCCATGGGCTGAAAATAGGAAGTTCTAAAATATTACGCGCCAATGGGCTGCATACTTACAAAATACAGAAATCGAGATTCATAGACCGCGGTTTTGAACGTATTTTCATCATGATGGAAGAAGTAACTGCAGAGATTTTTGCTGCAGAAAAAGGTGTTTACAGTAAAGTGATCAGGATGATGGCACACGAAGTAAACAACACCATTGGTCCGGTAAATTCCATAATCAACACCGCATTATCACAACAAAACCTTTGGTTAAAAGATGACGATTTTCACCTCAGAAATGCCATGAAGGTAGCGGTAGACCGTAACCAGAACCTAAATGTTTTTATGCGCAATTTTGCCGATCTGGTTAAACTACCGGAAGCAAACCGAAAGAGAATAGACCTTGTGGCACTTCTTCGATCGGTATCTGAGTTAATGTATTACCCCGCAAACGAAAAAAATATCATCATTAAGACTGAAGTTAATGATGATTCCTATTTTATCTTTGCTGATGCAGAACAGATGGAACAGGCATTGATCAATATTATCAAAAATGCAGTTGAAGCCATCGGTGAAACAGGTACGGTAAAACTTTCCTTAGATCAATCTCAGCGGACTCTGATCGTTTCGGACACCGGAAAGGGTATTTCTCCGCAGGATACTGAACAACTGTTCAGCCCGTTTTTTAGCACCAAAAAAGATGGTCAGGGAATTGGCCTTACACTCGTACGTGAGATCTTGTTGAACCATGGTTTTGAATTTTCGTTAAAAACCCTAAAGGTTAATGACACACAATTTGAAATCAGGCTGACGCCTGTTTTGTAA
- a CDS encoding sigma-54 dependent transcriptional regulator encodes MILIVDDDIAVRTSLSLLLKSTGNEIITADSPAQAFEVFKTQKPELVILDLNFSIDTSGKEGMQLLKKIRARDTALPIILITGWASIELAVQGMKLGANDFINKPWSNDYVLQSVDTLLQLNGKKALSRSRKELDKKYHFKQIIGEDPGLLSILETIGRVASTNASILITGESGTGKELIAEAIHENSNRINKPFVKVNLGGISSSLFESEMFGHVRGAFTDARFDRTGRFEMANKGTIFLDEIGDLEASSQVKLLRVLQDRTYEVLGSSRTKTVDTRVVCATNKNLNEMVASGLFREDLLYRINLITIHLPALRERPSDIPLLVNFFINNMKEIYNRPDLSVSPQAIRWLQQLPLPGNIRQLKNLVERTVLISSKSELGIDDFGSQLNLSPQKNEKVKLPGVGTMTLDQMEAEMVKQAMNFHKNRITKAAASLGITRNALYRRLEKYQIPFNETED; translated from the coding sequence ATGATATTAATTGTTGATGACGATATAGCGGTCCGAACTTCACTTTCACTTCTTTTAAAAAGCACTGGAAATGAAATTATTACTGCAGATAGTCCTGCGCAGGCTTTTGAGGTTTTTAAAACCCAAAAGCCTGAACTTGTTATCCTGGATCTCAATTTTTCTATTGATACTTCAGGAAAAGAAGGTATGCAACTGCTCAAAAAAATAAGAGCCCGCGATACAGCTTTACCCATTATACTGATAACAGGCTGGGCCAGTATCGAATTAGCGGTACAGGGCATGAAACTCGGCGCCAACGATTTTATCAATAAACCCTGGAGCAATGATTACGTACTGCAGTCAGTTGATACTTTATTACAGCTAAACGGTAAAAAAGCCCTATCCAGAAGCAGAAAAGAGCTGGATAAAAAGTACCATTTTAAACAGATTATTGGCGAGGATCCAGGTTTGTTATCGATTCTCGAAACCATTGGTCGCGTGGCCTCAACCAACGCCTCTATATTGATTACGGGCGAAAGCGGAACGGGCAAAGAACTGATTGCCGAAGCCATCCACGAGAACAGTAACCGCATAAACAAGCCATTTGTAAAGGTTAACCTGGGCGGTATTTCTTCTTCTTTATTTGAAAGTGAAATGTTCGGTCATGTACGGGGTGCCTTTACCGATGCCCGTTTTGACAGAACAGGCCGCTTTGAAATGGCCAATAAGGGCACCATATTTTTAGATGAAATCGGCGATCTGGAAGCTTCAAGTCAGGTTAAACTGTTAAGGGTATTGCAAGACCGCACCTACGAGGTTTTGGGAAGCAGCCGTACCAAAACCGTTGATACCCGGGTGGTTTGCGCCACCAATAAAAACCTGAACGAAATGGTAGCTTCTGGCCTCTTCAGGGAAGATTTATTATACCGGATCAATTTAATCACCATTCATCTCCCTGCCTTAAGAGAACGTCCTTCAGATATTCCCCTGCTTGTTAATTTCTTCATCAATAATATGAAAGAGATTTATAACCGCCCTGATTTATCTGTTTCGCCACAGGCCATACGCTGGCTGCAGCAACTGCCCTTGCCCGGCAATATCAGGCAGTTAAAAAACCTGGTAGAGCGCACTGTTTTAATCAGCAGTAAAAGCGAATTGGGTATTGATGATTTCGGGTCGCAGTTAAATTTATCGCCACAAAAAAATGAAAAAGTAAAATTACCCGGTGTGGGCACCATGACTTTAGATCAAATGGAGGCCGAAATGGTTAAACAAGCGATGAATTTTCATAAAAACAGGATTACCAAGGCCGCAGCATCTTTGGGTATTACCAGAAATGCTCTATACCGCAGGTTAGAAAAATATCAAATTCCCTTTAATGAAACTGAAGACTAA